In Primulina eburnea isolate SZY01 chromosome 5, ASM2296580v1, whole genome shotgun sequence, a single window of DNA contains:
- the LOC140831760 gene encoding uncharacterized protein isoform X1 yields MKSKQPSIRPAGQRSITSTVLFSGPKGSSVCDKDVGIKASTQQGSQLSLSDFLKRKVRRTSAPHSSRVNCVCTYCNIRYYKQGKEQPFMSPLSCEVSNSNVVGVNSNDGGEADANLSFDSVLQMLKNNGEEKKDCSNISAPNDTHDLQQARNRENPFEDHDKPSAGKVLAVLGDDIRPIQSRKRKKFSSKEDSKPLFNHYENGGGWWDDNMEGIDSENVGCSSAWEGVGCTTLGGIEWH; encoded by the exons ATGAAATCAAAACAGCCTTCGATCAGGCCGGCGGGGCAACGCTCCATAACTTCTACCGTTCTCTTCAGTGGCCCAAAGGG GTCGAGTGTTTGTGACAAAGATGTTGGAATCAAAGCTTCTACTCAACAGGGTTCGCAGCTTTCGCTATCGGATTTCCTTAAACGGAAGGTGCGGAGGACTTCCGCGCCACACTCTTCTCGG GTAAATTGTGTATGTACATACTGTAACATAAGGTACTATAAGCAGGGAAAGGAGCAGCCCTTTATGTCGCCCTTAAGTTGTGAAGTGTCAAATTCAAATGTAGTTGGAGTAAATTCTAATGATGGTGGAGAAGCAGATGCAAACCTGTCTTTTGATAGTGTTCTTCAAATGTTAAAGAATAATGGCGAGGAAAAGAAAGATTGCTCAAACATCTCTGCTCCAAATGATACTCACGACTTACAACAAGCAAGAAACAGAGAAAATCCGTTTGAAG ATCATGATAAGCCATCAGCTGGAAAGGTGTTGGCAGTTCTTGGAGATGATATAAGACCGATACAGAGTAGGAAAAGGAAGAAATTTTCCAGCAAGGAGGACTCCAAGCCTCTGTTCAATCACT ATGAGAATGGGGGTGGCTGGTGGGACGACAATATGGAAGGTATTGACAGTGAAAATGTCGGTTGCAGTTCTGCATGGGAAGGAGTTGGTTGTACTACACTCGGAGGGATCGAATGGCATTAA
- the LOC140831376 gene encoding uncharacterized protein: MESQKANVKWLTDGDQNSKLFHSLLKNRRNKALIEKIELDDGSLITDESEIEKAIIDYYQRLFRKSQGDGTGLEGLDCMPINPEEASKLEEPFSEEEIRGAVFQCDGKKAPGPDGFTLAFFQKCWDTIRDDLLLVFDDFFRDGIGFGARWRKWIKGCVSNVSYSILINGRPRGKFNGKRGLRQGDPLSPFLFNLVIDGLGRMIDQAKCSGTVRDLEIPRGTFRRKYNKIGILDTGNFQDVHKVSRMEKAFLSRGGRLTLIQAVLSALPTYFMSLFKVPNRVAMIMEKLMRNFFWDGSDGDSHCHVINWNQVSKLKEQGGLGLGNILLRNKALLAKWWWRSAVEESPLWKRVVGSIYGIQSNDWDLREARYSTFRSSWKYISRTHCLCWNLIGSVLKGGNILRFWEDRWVGCVL; this comes from the exons ATGGAAAGTCAGAAAGCTAATGTTAAATGGCTAACTGATGGAGATCAAAATTCCAAGTTATTTCATTCGTTGCTGAAAAATAGAAGAAACAAGGCATTGATAGAAAAGATCGAGTTGGATGATGGGTCACTCATTACAGATGAATCAGAGATTGAGAAGGCCATCATTGATTACTATCAAAGATTGTTCAGAAAATCACAGGGAGATGGCACAGGCTTAGAGGGACTAGATTGTATGCCAATAAATCCAGAGGAAGCATCGAAATTGGAAGAGCCTTTTTCCGAGGAAGAGATTAGAGGAGCAGTGTTTCAGTGTGATGGAAAGAAGGCCCCGGGACCGGATGGTTTCACTCTAGCTTTCTTTCAAAAATGCTGGGATACTATTAGAGATGATCTACTACTTGTTTTTGATGATTTCTTCAGAGATGGCATC GGATTCGGTGCTAGGTGGAGGAAGTGGATTAAGGGTTGTGTGTCGAATGTCTCATATTCCATACTCATTAATGGGAGACCGAGAGGGAAGTTCAATGGCAAGAGGGGTCTCAGACAAGGAGATCCTTTATCCCCATTCCTATTTAATTTGGTGATTGATGGATTAGGGAGAATGATAGATCAAGCTAAATGCTCGGGCACTGTTAGAGACCTCGAG ATACCTCGGGGTACCTTTAGGAGGAAATACAACAAAATTGGAATTTTGGATACCGGTAATTTCCAAGATGTTCACAAAGTTAGCAGGATGGAAAAGGCTTTTCTTTCAAGAGGTGGTCGTCTCACTTTGATTCAGGCGGTTTTAAGTGCTTTACCTACATATTTCATGTCTTTATTCAAGGTACCAAATCGAGTGGCGATGATTATGGAAAAACTAATGAGGAATTTCTTTTGGGATGGATCAGATGGAGACTCGCATTGTCACGTTATAAACTGGAATCAAGTCTCAAAACTGAAAGAGCAAGGCGGCCTAGGCTTAGGTAACATACTTCTAAGGAATAAAGCGCTACTTGCAAAATGGTGGTGGAGATCCGCGGTCGAGGAAAGTCCTTTGTGGAAAAGAGTTGTGGGCAGTATCTATGGCATTCAAAGTAACGACTGGGATTTAAGAGAGGCAAGATATTCGACGTTCAGAAGCTCGTGGAAGTATATCTCTCGGACTCATTGTCTTTGTTGGAACTTGATTGGCTCGGTTCTTAAGGGAGGGAATATTTTGAGGTTTTGGGAGGATAGATGGGTGGGTTGTGTCCTTTAA
- the LOC140831760 gene encoding uncharacterized protein isoform X3: MKSKQPSIRPAGQRSITSTVLFSGPKGSSVCDKDVGIKASTQQGSQLSLSDFLKRKVRRTSAPHSSRVNCVCTYCNIRYYKQGKEQPFMSPLSCEVSNSNVVGVNSNDGGEADANLSFDSVLQMLKNNGEEKKDCSNISAPNDTHDLQQARNRENPFEVLGDDIRPIQSRKRKKFSSKEDSKPLFNHYENGGGWWDDNMEGIDSENVGCSSAWEGVGCTTLGGIEWH, encoded by the exons ATGAAATCAAAACAGCCTTCGATCAGGCCGGCGGGGCAACGCTCCATAACTTCTACCGTTCTCTTCAGTGGCCCAAAGGG GTCGAGTGTTTGTGACAAAGATGTTGGAATCAAAGCTTCTACTCAACAGGGTTCGCAGCTTTCGCTATCGGATTTCCTTAAACGGAAGGTGCGGAGGACTTCCGCGCCACACTCTTCTCGG GTAAATTGTGTATGTACATACTGTAACATAAGGTACTATAAGCAGGGAAAGGAGCAGCCCTTTATGTCGCCCTTAAGTTGTGAAGTGTCAAATTCAAATGTAGTTGGAGTAAATTCTAATGATGGTGGAGAAGCAGATGCAAACCTGTCTTTTGATAGTGTTCTTCAAATGTTAAAGAATAATGGCGAGGAAAAGAAAGATTGCTCAAACATCTCTGCTCCAAATGATACTCACGACTTACAACAAGCAAGAAACAGAGAAAATCCGTTTGAAG TTCTTGGAGATGATATAAGACCGATACAGAGTAGGAAAAGGAAGAAATTTTCCAGCAAGGAGGACTCCAAGCCTCTGTTCAATCACT ATGAGAATGGGGGTGGCTGGTGGGACGACAATATGGAAGGTATTGACAGTGAAAATGTCGGTTGCAGTTCTGCATGGGAAGGAGTTGGTTGTACTACACTCGGAGGGATCGAATGGCATTAA
- the LOC140831760 gene encoding uncharacterized protein isoform X4: MKSKQPSIRPAGQRSITSTVLFSGPKGSSVCDKDVGIKASTQQGSQLSLSDFLKRKVRRTSAPHSSRGKEQPFMSPLSCEVSNSNVVGVNSNDGGEADANLSFDSVLQMLKNNGEEKKDCSNISAPNDTHDLQQARNRENPFEDHDKPSAGKVLAVLGDDIRPIQSRKRKKFSSKEDSKPLFNHYENGGGWWDDNMEGIDSENVGCSSAWEGVGCTTLGGIEWH; encoded by the exons ATGAAATCAAAACAGCCTTCGATCAGGCCGGCGGGGCAACGCTCCATAACTTCTACCGTTCTCTTCAGTGGCCCAAAGGG GTCGAGTGTTTGTGACAAAGATGTTGGAATCAAAGCTTCTACTCAACAGGGTTCGCAGCTTTCGCTATCGGATTTCCTTAAACGGAAGGTGCGGAGGACTTCCGCGCCACACTCTTCTCGG GGAAAGGAGCAGCCCTTTATGTCGCCCTTAAGTTGTGAAGTGTCAAATTCAAATGTAGTTGGAGTAAATTCTAATGATGGTGGAGAAGCAGATGCAAACCTGTCTTTTGATAGTGTTCTTCAAATGTTAAAGAATAATGGCGAGGAAAAGAAAGATTGCTCAAACATCTCTGCTCCAAATGATACTCACGACTTACAACAAGCAAGAAACAGAGAAAATCCGTTTGAAG ATCATGATAAGCCATCAGCTGGAAAGGTGTTGGCAGTTCTTGGAGATGATATAAGACCGATACAGAGTAGGAAAAGGAAGAAATTTTCCAGCAAGGAGGACTCCAAGCCTCTGTTCAATCACT ATGAGAATGGGGGTGGCTGGTGGGACGACAATATGGAAGGTATTGACAGTGAAAATGTCGGTTGCAGTTCTGCATGGGAAGGAGTTGGTTGTACTACACTCGGAGGGATCGAATGGCATTAA
- the LOC140831760 gene encoding uncharacterized protein isoform X2, whose translation MKSKQPSIRPAGQRSITSTVLFSGPKGSSVCDKDVGIKASTQQGSQLSLSDFLKRKVRRTSAPHSSRVNCVCTYCNIRYYKQGKEQPFMSPLSCEVSNSNVVGVNSNDGGEADANLSFDSVLQMLKNNGEEKKDCSNISAPNDTHDLQQARNRENPFEAGKVLAVLGDDIRPIQSRKRKKFSSKEDSKPLFNHYENGGGWWDDNMEGIDSENVGCSSAWEGVGCTTLGGIEWH comes from the exons ATGAAATCAAAACAGCCTTCGATCAGGCCGGCGGGGCAACGCTCCATAACTTCTACCGTTCTCTTCAGTGGCCCAAAGGG GTCGAGTGTTTGTGACAAAGATGTTGGAATCAAAGCTTCTACTCAACAGGGTTCGCAGCTTTCGCTATCGGATTTCCTTAAACGGAAGGTGCGGAGGACTTCCGCGCCACACTCTTCTCGG GTAAATTGTGTATGTACATACTGTAACATAAGGTACTATAAGCAGGGAAAGGAGCAGCCCTTTATGTCGCCCTTAAGTTGTGAAGTGTCAAATTCAAATGTAGTTGGAGTAAATTCTAATGATGGTGGAGAAGCAGATGCAAACCTGTCTTTTGATAGTGTTCTTCAAATGTTAAAGAATAATGGCGAGGAAAAGAAAGATTGCTCAAACATCTCTGCTCCAAATGATACTCACGACTTACAACAAGCAAGAAACAGAGAAAATCCGTTTGAAG CTGGAAAGGTGTTGGCAGTTCTTGGAGATGATATAAGACCGATACAGAGTAGGAAAAGGAAGAAATTTTCCAGCAAGGAGGACTCCAAGCCTCTGTTCAATCACT ATGAGAATGGGGGTGGCTGGTGGGACGACAATATGGAAGGTATTGACAGTGAAAATGTCGGTTGCAGTTCTGCATGGGAAGGAGTTGGTTGTACTACACTCGGAGGGATCGAATGGCATTAA
- the LOC140831760 gene encoding uncharacterized protein isoform X5, which produces MKSKQPSIRPAGQRSITSTVLFSGPKGSSVCDKDVGIKASTQQGSQLSLSDFLKRKVRRTSAPHSSRVNCVCTYCNIRYYKQGKEQPFMSPLSCEVSNSNVVGVNSNDGGEADANLSFDSVLQMLKNNGEEKKDCSNISAPNDTHDLQQARNRENPFEDENGGGWWDDNMEGIDSENVGCSSAWEGVGCTTLGGIEWH; this is translated from the exons ATGAAATCAAAACAGCCTTCGATCAGGCCGGCGGGGCAACGCTCCATAACTTCTACCGTTCTCTTCAGTGGCCCAAAGGG GTCGAGTGTTTGTGACAAAGATGTTGGAATCAAAGCTTCTACTCAACAGGGTTCGCAGCTTTCGCTATCGGATTTCCTTAAACGGAAGGTGCGGAGGACTTCCGCGCCACACTCTTCTCGG GTAAATTGTGTATGTACATACTGTAACATAAGGTACTATAAGCAGGGAAAGGAGCAGCCCTTTATGTCGCCCTTAAGTTGTGAAGTGTCAAATTCAAATGTAGTTGGAGTAAATTCTAATGATGGTGGAGAAGCAGATGCAAACCTGTCTTTTGATAGTGTTCTTCAAATGTTAAAGAATAATGGCGAGGAAAAGAAAGATTGCTCAAACATCTCTGCTCCAAATGATACTCACGACTTACAACAAGCAAGAAACAGAGAAAATCCGTTTGAAG ATGAGAATGGGGGTGGCTGGTGGGACGACAATATGGAAGGTATTGACAGTGAAAATGTCGGTTGCAGTTCTGCATGGGAAGGAGTTGGTTGTACTACACTCGGAGGGATCGAATGGCATTAA